One region of Micromonospora ureilytica genomic DNA includes:
- a CDS encoding transketolase-like TK C-terminal-containing protein translates to MTEHDLDVLDEIQRRVLWLATRIVDAANHDRATGDGVKVGGHQASSASLVTAMTALWFAHLDAEDRVAVKPHASPVFHAIQYLLGNLDRSYLPRLRARGGLQSYPSRTKDPDAVDFSTGSVGLGAAAPLFAAATRRYVDAHFGARPHSRFVALIGDAELDEGNIWEAVADPATTGLGNVMWLVDFNRQSLDRVVPGIRINQWRGQFEAAGWHVVEVKYGRRLAEAYARPGGEALRDWIDAMPNEQYQSLFGLAGPALRKQFLDGAPAGIDELIAHVSDEELSPLVTDLGGHDLQAMLDAYAQCDAVTDRPSVVFAYTVKGWGLPIAGNPRNHSALLSSEQVDTLRAAQGLTAETEWDRLDPSSPAGIQAGARREALSRAPRERALGVTVPESIGVRANKPISTQEVFGRVLVDLARDREVGRYLVTTAPDVATSTNLAGFINKTGVFAPTEQRSWTEDRMLRWTESPAGQHIELGISEMNLFLLLGQLGLSWDLSGQPLLPVGTVYDPFVLRGLDAFLYGTYSGSRFVVAGTPSGITLAPEGGAHQSTITASVGLELPGVTFVEPAYAGSLDWLLCDALGQIAGGAAPSATAAPTEDGAYYFRLSTRPLDQAPFEAARARLGDAVLRRQVVAGAYRLVDAHQAYPHLVDAPVVQLAASGAVLPEVLAAAAELADEGIAAHVVDVTSLDRLYRAWQRTLRQGVRTATVPSVPGALRSAFADRVPVVSVHDAASHAMAWLGSAVGAPAVPLGVDEFGQSGSVAELYELHDLLPGSIVNAALAAIALR, encoded by the coding sequence GTGACCGAGCACGACCTCGATGTCCTCGACGAGATCCAGCGGCGGGTGCTCTGGCTCGCCACCCGGATCGTGGACGCCGCCAACCATGACCGGGCCACCGGCGACGGTGTGAAGGTCGGCGGTCACCAGGCGTCCAGCGCCTCCCTGGTCACGGCGATGACAGCGCTCTGGTTCGCGCACCTGGACGCCGAGGACCGGGTCGCCGTGAAGCCGCACGCGTCCCCGGTGTTCCACGCCATCCAGTACCTGCTCGGCAACCTGGACCGCTCCTACCTGCCCCGGCTGCGGGCCCGTGGCGGCCTCCAGTCGTACCCGTCGCGCACCAAGGACCCGGACGCTGTGGACTTCTCCACCGGTTCGGTCGGCCTGGGCGCGGCGGCGCCGCTCTTCGCCGCCGCCACCCGGCGGTACGTCGACGCGCACTTCGGGGCCCGCCCGCACTCCCGGTTCGTGGCGTTGATCGGTGACGCCGAGCTGGACGAGGGCAACATCTGGGAGGCGGTGGCCGATCCGGCGACCACCGGGCTGGGCAACGTCATGTGGCTGGTCGACTTCAACCGCCAGTCGCTGGACCGGGTGGTCCCCGGCATCCGGATCAACCAGTGGCGGGGCCAGTTCGAGGCGGCCGGCTGGCACGTCGTGGAGGTCAAGTACGGCCGTCGGCTCGCCGAGGCGTACGCCCGGCCGGGCGGCGAGGCGTTGCGCGACTGGATCGACGCGATGCCCAACGAGCAGTACCAGTCGCTGTTCGGGCTGGCCGGGCCGGCGCTGCGCAAGCAGTTCCTGGACGGCGCGCCGGCCGGCATCGACGAGCTGATCGCCCACGTCAGCGACGAGGAGCTGAGCCCGCTCGTCACCGACCTGGGCGGGCACGACCTTCAGGCGATGCTGGACGCGTACGCCCAGTGCGACGCGGTCACCGACCGGCCCAGCGTCGTCTTCGCGTACACGGTGAAGGGTTGGGGGTTGCCCATCGCCGGCAACCCGCGCAACCATTCCGCGCTGCTCAGCTCGGAGCAGGTCGACACGCTGCGCGCCGCGCAGGGGTTGACGGCCGAGACCGAGTGGGACCGCCTCGACCCGTCGTCGCCCGCCGGCATCCAGGCCGGTGCCCGCCGGGAGGCGCTGTCCCGCGCGCCGCGCGAGCGTGCGCTCGGGGTCACCGTTCCGGAGAGCATTGGAGTACGCGCCAACAAGCCGATCTCCACGCAGGAGGTCTTCGGTCGGGTGCTGGTGGACCTGGCGCGGGACCGGGAGGTGGGCCGCTACCTGGTCACCACAGCCCCGGACGTGGCCACCTCCACCAACCTCGCCGGGTTCATCAACAAGACCGGGGTCTTCGCCCCGACCGAGCAGCGCTCCTGGACCGAGGACCGGATGCTGCGTTGGACGGAGAGCCCCGCCGGGCAGCACATCGAGCTGGGCATCTCGGAGATGAACCTGTTCCTGCTGCTCGGCCAGCTCGGGCTGTCCTGGGACCTGTCTGGTCAGCCGCTGCTGCCGGTGGGCACCGTCTACGACCCGTTCGTGCTGCGCGGTCTCGACGCGTTCCTGTACGGCACGTACTCCGGCTCGCGGTTCGTGGTCGCCGGCACCCCGTCCGGCATCACCCTCGCCCCGGAGGGCGGCGCCCACCAGTCCACCATTACCGCGTCGGTCGGCCTGGAGTTGCCCGGGGTGACCTTCGTCGAGCCGGCGTACGCGGGCAGCCTCGACTGGCTGCTCTGCGACGCGCTGGGGCAGATCGCGGGCGGGGCGGCCCCGTCCGCGACGGCCGCGCCAACCGAGGACGGCGCGTACTACTTCCGGTTGAGCACCCGACCGTTGGACCAGGCGCCGTTCGAGGCGGCCCGGGCACGGCTCGGCGACGCGGTGCTGCGCCGACAGGTGGTCGCCGGGGCGTACCGGCTGGTCGACGCGCACCAGGCGTACCCGCACCTGGTCGACGCCCCGGTGGTGCAGTTGGCCGCCTCCGGCGCGGTGCTGCCCGAGGTGCTGGCCGCCGCGGCGGAGCTGGCCGACGAGGGCATCGCCGCGCACGTGGTGGACGTGACCTCGCTGGACCGGCTCTACCGGGCCTGGCAGCGCACCCTGCGCCAGGGCGTACGGACGGCCACGGTGCCCAGCGTGCCGGGCGCGCTGCGGTCCGCGTTCGCCGATCGGGTGCCGGTGGTGAGCGTGCACGACGCCGCGTCGCACGCGATGGCCTGGCTCGGCTCGGCGGTCGGCGCGCCGGCGGTGCCGCTCGGCGTGGACGAGTTCGGCCAGTCCGGCAGCGTCGCCGAGCTGTACGAACTGCACGACCTGCTGCCCGGCAGCATCGTCAACGCCGCCCTGGCCGCCATCGCCCTCCGCTGA